Proteins from a genomic interval of Trifolium pratense cultivar HEN17-A07 linkage group LG6, ARS_RC_1.1, whole genome shotgun sequence:
- the LOC123892970 gene encoding protein FAR1-RELATED SEQUENCE 5-like has protein sequence MDFVEVDPDKGNEPDHSCLEESTNIFDGVEVQEPYVGMEFDSEEAARTFYVGYARRVGFAVRVMQRRRSGIDGRTLARRLGCNKQGFSPNNKGTLGKDKRPRPSAREGCNATILVKMEKSGKWVVTRFIKDHNHPLISTANGFSTEDDKDKKIAELTMELEHQDELCAAYRGKLLNFINNVEEQTEEMSTRIQLIITNIKRAESEMQICSQNRLP, from the exons ATGGATTTTGTAGAAGTGGACCCGGACAAGGGAAATGAGCCTGACCATAGTTGTCTAGAAGAGAGTACAAATATATTTGATGGAGTTGAAGTTCAAGAGCCATATGTGGGCATGGAATTTGATTCTGAAGAAGCTGCCAGGACATTTTATGTTGGATATGCTAGACGGGTAGGATTTGCTGTCCGTGTTATGCAACGTCGACGTTCTGGAATTGATGGCAGGACTCTTGCTCGTCGACTTGGATGTAACAAACAAGGATTCTCGCCCAATAACAAGGGAACATTGGGGAAAGATAAAAGACCAAGGCCTAGTGCCCGAGAAGGTTGCAATGCAACAATTTTAGTTAAGATGGAAAAATCTGGAAAATGGGTTGTCACAAGATTTATAAAGGATCACAACCATCCTCTAATTTCTACAGCTAATGGTTTCAGCACAGAG GACGATAAAGATAAGAAAATTGCAGAACTTACTATGGAGTTGGAGCACCAAGATGAACTATGTGCTGCATATAGAGGAAAATTACTCAACTTCATAAACAATGTTGAGGAACAAACAGAAGAAATGTCCACAAGAATTCAACTCATTATCACAAATATAAAGAGAGCTGAATCTGAAATGCAAATATGTTCACAGAACAGATTGCCTTAG